A window of Blautia argi genomic DNA:
GACAGCCGTTACCGAAGCGGCAAGCCGCTGATCGCCACGACCAACCTCACGCTGGAGGAATTGCAGCACCCGCAGGACACGCCCCACGCCCGTATCTATGACAGGCTGACTTCCATGTGCGCCCCCGTCCGCTTCACGGGCAGCAACTTCCGAAAGGAAACCGCACAGGAAAAGCTGGAACGCTTAAAGCAACTGATGAAGCAGCGAAAGGAGAGCCTATGACAGAAACGAAACAGACAAGCACCACCAAAACAGACCGCCGCCCGGACTGTGTGACGGAAATCCGCATGGGCAACTCCGTCCTTACCGTTTCCGGCTTCTTCAAGCAGGGCGCAACCGACACCGCAGCCGACAAGATGATGAAAGTGCTGGAAGCGGAAGCTGCTACACAAAAAACGGCGATTTGACCGACCATAAAGAAGCAGATTTGACGCTTTTGCCGCTATACAGACAGCCGCCCCATGTGGTACAATCAAGGTACGGAATAGTGGGGCTGGCTGTCGGAAACGGAGGATTTTATGTTAAGACAGACCAACCAACAACCAATTACCGCCCTTTACCCAAGACTATCCCATGAGGACGAGCTGCAAGGCGAAAGCAATTCCATTTCCAATCAGAAGCGTATCCTTGAAACCTATGCAAAGCAGAACGGCTTTTCCAATCTGCGCTGGTACACGGACGACGGTTATTCTGGTGCGAACTTTCAAAGACCCGGTTTTCAAGCCATGCTTGCGGACATTGAAGCCGGAAAAGTCGGGACAGTTATCGTAAAGGATATGTCGAGGTTAGGGCGAAACTACCTGCAAGTGGGAATGTACACGGAAATGATTTTCCCACAGAAAGGTGTCCGCTTCATCGCTATCAATGACGGAGTGGACAGCGCACAGGGCGACAATGACTTTGCCCCGCTGCGGAATATCTTTAACGAATGGCTGGTGAGAGATACGAGCAAGAAAATCAAAGCAGTAAAACGCTCAAAAGGCATGAATGGCAAGCCCATCACAAGCAAGCCTGTGTATGGCTACCTCATGGACGAGGATGAAAATTTCATTATTGACGAGGAAGCTGCACCCGTAGTCAAGCAGATATACAACCTCTGTCTTGCCGGGAATGGTCCGACCAAGATAGCCCGTATGCTCACAGAGCAGCAAATCCCCACGCCGGGAACGCTTGAATACCGCAGGACGGGCAGCACCCGCCGCTACCACCCCGGCTATGAGTGCAAGTGGGCGACCAATACCGTAGTGCATATCCTTGAAAACCGGGAATACACAGGCTGTCTGGTAAATTTCAAGACAGAAAAACTTTCTTACAAAGTCAAGCACAGTGTAGAAAATCCCCCGGAAAAGCAAGTGATTTTCGAGAACCACCACGAGCCTATCATAGACACCCAAACATGGGAACGGGTGCAGGAGCTTCGCAAACAGCGCAAACGCCCAAACCGCTATGATGAAGTGGGTTTGTTCTCCGGCATACTGTTCTGTGCGGACTGCGGCAGCGTGATGTATCAGCAGCGATACCAGACGGACAAGCGCAAGCAGGACTGTTATATCTGCGGCAACTACAAGAAACGCACCCATGACTGTACGGCGCACTTTATCCGCACCGACCTCTTGACCGCTGGTGTACTCTCCAATCTGCGGAAAGTGACCAGCTATGCGGCAAAGCATGAAGCCCGGTTTATGAAACTCTTGATTGAGCAGAACGAGGACGGGGGCAAACGCAGGAACGCCGCCAAGAAAAAGGAACTGGAAGCCTCCGAGAAACGCATAGCCGAGTTATCCGCTATCTTCAAGCGGCTGTATGAGGACAGCGTGACCGGGCGCATATCAGACGAGCGTTTCACAGAGCTGTCGGCAGACTATGAAGCAGAGCAACGGGAGCTGAAAGAAAGAGCCGCTGCTATTCAAGCGGAGCTTTCCAAAGCACAGGAAGCCACCGTGAACGCAGAAAAGTTTATGAATGTTGTCCGGCGGCATACCAGCTTTGAAGAACTTACCCCTACTCTGCTGCGGGAGTTTGTAGAGAAAATCGTTGTGCATGAGTGCAGCTATGACGAGAACAAGACCCGCAGACAGGACATTGAGATTTATTATTTCTTTTGTTGGCAAGGTGGACTTGCCCGAATAACCGCCCGACCTATCCGACACAATGCGCAAGTGCCGGATAGGAACGGCAAAATTTTTTACACTTCTATTACTTCTTTATCGCACATCAGTAAAATCACAGGGAATTAAGCAGGTTATGGCTAATT
This region includes:
- a CDS encoding transposon-encoded TnpW family protein, whose amino-acid sequence is MTETKQTSTTKTDRRPDCVTEIRMGNSVLTVSGFFKQGATDTAADKMMKVLEAEAATQKTAI